In a single window of the Pseudomonas oryzihabitans genome:
- a CDS encoding DUF962 domain-containing protein, with protein MKTLEDHLSQYASYHRDPRNIASHFPGILLIVLAVAILLSRPVFTLAGWPLSPALPVAGAVAIFYLRLDRPLGLLMSGLLGLAIWLGVALAVQTTAAWLGWGLGLFLIGWAIQFVGHHYEGRKPAFLDDIAGLAIGPLFIVAELVFLLGGRPALRQAIEERAGPVRRRQASR; from the coding sequence ATGAAAACCCTGGAAGATCATCTCAGCCAATACGCGAGCTACCATCGCGATCCACGCAACATCGCCAGCCACTTCCCCGGCATCCTGCTGATCGTGCTGGCAGTGGCCATCCTGCTGTCCCGCCCCGTATTCACGCTCGCTGGCTGGCCACTGTCCCCTGCACTGCCGGTCGCTGGCGCGGTGGCGATCTTCTACCTGCGCCTGGATCGGCCGCTGGGGCTGCTGATGAGCGGCCTGCTCGGTCTTGCCATTTGGCTGGGTGTCGCGCTGGCCGTCCAGACCACCGCTGCCTGGCTCGGCTGGGGCCTGGGTCTGTTCCTGATCGGCTGGGCCATCCAGTTCGTCGGCCATCATTACGAGGGACGCAAGCCGGCCTTTCTCGACGATATCGCCGGCCTGGCCATCGGCCCGCTGTTCATCGTCGCGGAACTGGTGTTCCTGCTGGGCGGGCGCCCGGCACTGCGGCAGGCGATCGAAGAACGGGCCGGCCCGGTACGGCGCCGTCAGGCCAGTCGATAG
- a CDS encoding ABC transporter ATP-binding protein translates to MSLAARDVAWSAGGQPILRGVTLAVPPGGVLGLLGPNGSGKSSLLRLLAGLRRPEEGRVSLDETPLQDLRRRDLARRVALVEQQAGTEADLSVAEVVRLGRTPHRGLLDAWSARDAEVCQRALAQVGLVDKAARRWHSLSGGERQRAQIARALAQEPSELLLDEPTNHLDIQHQLEILDLVRRLPATCVLAIHDLNLAALFCDRLAVLRDGQLVAEGAPAEVLTAELIQQVWGVRAQVALDGPDDRPTIRYRLA, encoded by the coding sequence ATGAGTCTCGCCGCGCGCGACGTCGCCTGGAGCGCCGGCGGCCAGCCGATCCTCCGCGGGGTCACGCTGGCGGTACCGCCCGGTGGGGTGCTCGGGCTGCTCGGCCCCAACGGCTCGGGCAAGTCCAGCCTGCTGCGGCTGCTGGCCGGGCTGCGCCGGCCGGAGGAGGGCAGGGTCAGCCTCGACGAGACGCCCCTGCAGGACCTGCGCCGGCGCGACCTGGCGCGCCGGGTAGCCCTGGTGGAGCAGCAGGCCGGTACCGAAGCTGATCTCTCGGTAGCCGAGGTGGTGCGCCTGGGTCGTACGCCCCATCGGGGCCTGCTCGATGCCTGGAGCGCCCGCGATGCCGAAGTCTGCCAGCGGGCCCTGGCCCAGGTAGGCCTGGTCGACAAGGCTGCCCGCCGCTGGCACAGCCTCTCCGGCGGCGAACGCCAGCGTGCCCAGATCGCTCGCGCCCTGGCCCAGGAACCCAGCGAACTCCTGCTGGACGAACCCACCAACCACCTCGATATCCAACACCAGCTGGAGATCCTCGATCTGGTGCGCCGGCTGCCGGCCACCTGCGTGCTGGCGATCCACGACCTGAACCTCGCCGCGCTGTTCTGCGACCGCCTGGCGGTGCTCAGAGACGGCCAACTGGTGGCCGAAGGCGCGCCTGCCGAGGTGCTGACGGCCGAGTTGATCCAGCAGGTCTGGGGGGTAAGGGCGCAGGTGGCGCTGGACGGCCCCGATGATCGGCCGACGATCCGCTATCGACTGGCCTGA
- a CDS encoding FecCD family ABC transporter permease produces MSLPLAAEGARPWRWLLGLAAVLALAASVVLAASFGEMPIAPLTSLQAIANGLGLGPYPVERIVQGIVWEYRLSRALVAACCGAGLAVSGAILQALLRNALAEPYVLGLSAGASTGAVLVMLLGVGGGVLGVSLGAFLGAVLAFAVVLPFLGGGGSTRIILAGVAASQLFNALTAYIVATAANAEQARSVMFWLLGSLAGVRWPDVWLAAGVVLAGLLVCLACARALDAFAFGEDAAASLGVAVGPLRLLLLAVTGLITACLVSLVGAVGFVGLVIPHVARFLVGPGHGRLLPTCALIGALFMVLADIVARTLVAKQTLPIGVVTALVGAPAFAFILYRAREVR; encoded by the coding sequence ATGAGCCTGCCCCTGGCAGCCGAAGGGGCCCGGCCCTGGCGCTGGCTGCTGGGCCTGGCCGCCGTGCTGGCGCTGGCGGCGAGCGTGGTGCTGGCCGCTTCCTTCGGCGAGATGCCCATCGCGCCTCTGACCAGCCTGCAGGCCATCGCCAACGGCCTAGGCCTGGGGCCCTATCCGGTGGAGCGTATCGTCCAGGGCATCGTCTGGGAGTACCGCCTCAGTCGTGCCCTGGTGGCGGCCTGCTGTGGCGCGGGCCTGGCGGTCTCCGGCGCCATTCTCCAGGCGCTGCTGCGCAACGCCCTGGCCGAACCCTATGTGCTGGGGCTGTCGGCAGGGGCCTCCACCGGCGCGGTGCTGGTAATGCTGCTGGGCGTCGGCGGCGGGGTGCTCGGGGTCTCGCTCGGCGCCTTTCTCGGCGCGGTGCTGGCCTTCGCCGTGGTGTTGCCGTTTCTGGGCGGCGGTGGCAGCACCCGCATCATCCTCGCCGGAGTGGCCGCTTCCCAGCTGTTCAATGCCCTGACCGCCTATATCGTCGCCACCGCAGCCAATGCCGAGCAGGCGCGCAGCGTGATGTTCTGGCTGCTCGGCAGCCTGGCCGGGGTGCGCTGGCCAGACGTCTGGCTGGCCGCCGGGGTGGTACTCGCCGGTCTGCTGGTGTGCCTGGCCTGTGCCCGAGCGCTGGATGCCTTCGCCTTTGGCGAGGACGCCGCCGCCAGCCTCGGGGTCGCTGTGGGGCCGCTGCGCCTGCTGCTGCTGGCGGTCACCGGCCTGATCACCGCCTGCCTGGTCAGCCTGGTGGGCGCGGTGGGCTTCGTCGGCCTGGTGATCCCCCATGTGGCACGCTTCCTGGTTGGTCCGGGGCATGGGCGCCTGCTGCCCACCTGCGCCCTGATCGGCGCCCTGTTCATGGTGCTGGCCGACATCGTCGCCCGTACCCTGGTGGCCAAGCAGACCCTGCCCATCGGCGTGGTCACCGCCCTGGTCGGCGCGCCGGCCTTCGCCTTCATCCTCTATCGCGCACGGGAGGTCCGATGA
- a CDS encoding ABC transporter substrate-binding protein, whose product MLRRLSPLLAAGLLSVSALSAQAATTYPLTIHNCGRDLVFERAPQRLVSLGQASTELLLRLGVGSRLVGTGVWFGGLPKDLQEEGKGIPRLADNAPSFEAVVGTRPDLVAAQYTYHVGPGGEVADFPRFAKLGIAAYVAPSDCEGKAVTADSNSDGSRSAPFDMNLVTREARELAAILDVQPAGKQLVAELDHRIAAAGEQAKAAGVQGRSVLFWFSSPRLEGDPWVAGNLGAPAWIARSLGLRNVVDSAEEWPAVSWERIASLDPDYIVVARMDRRLYPADDVDKKLAFLRSDPLTRELRAVRENHLLVVDAPTLNPSLRVVDSVETLAADLAKPQP is encoded by the coding sequence ATGCTTCGCCGTCTTTCACCGCTGCTCGCCGCCGGCCTGTTGTCCGTTTCCGCCCTTAGCGCCCAGGCCGCCACGACCTATCCGCTGACCATCCACAACTGCGGCCGTGACCTGGTCTTCGAGCGCGCGCCCCAGCGCCTGGTCAGTCTGGGCCAGGCCAGTACCGAGTTGCTCTTGCGCCTGGGCGTGGGCTCGCGCCTGGTGGGTACCGGGGTCTGGTTCGGCGGCCTGCCGAAAGACCTGCAGGAGGAGGGCAAGGGCATTCCGCGCCTGGCCGACAACGCTCCCAGCTTCGAAGCCGTGGTCGGTACCCGGCCGGACCTGGTGGCGGCGCAGTACACCTATCACGTCGGACCCGGCGGCGAGGTGGCGGACTTCCCCCGCTTCGCCAAGCTGGGCATCGCCGCCTATGTGGCGCCCAGCGATTGCGAGGGCAAGGCGGTGACTGCTGATTCCAACAGCGACGGCAGCCGCAGCGCGCCCTTCGACATGAACCTGGTGACCCGCGAGGCCCGGGAACTGGCGGCCATTCTCGATGTGCAGCCGGCTGGCAAGCAGTTGGTTGCCGAGCTGGATCACCGCATCGCCGCCGCTGGCGAGCAGGCCAAGGCGGCCGGGGTCCAGGGGCGTTCGGTGCTGTTCTGGTTTTCCAGTCCGCGCCTGGAAGGCGATCCCTGGGTCGCTGGCAACCTGGGCGCACCGGCCTGGATCGCCCGGTCCCTGGGCCTGCGCAACGTGGTCGACAGCGCCGAGGAATGGCCAGCGGTGAGCTGGGAACGTATCGCCAGTCTGGACCCTGACTATATCGTCGTGGCGCGCATGGACCGCCGTCTCTATCCCGCCGATGACGTCGACAAGAAGCTGGCCTTCCTGCGCAGCGACCCCCTGACCCGCGAATTGCGCGCGGTGCGCGAGAACCACCTGCTGGTGGTGGACGCCCCGACCCTCAATCCCTCGCTGCGGGTGGTGGACAGCGTCGAGACTCTGGCCGCCGACCTGGCCAAGCCGCAACCATGA
- the cobJ gene encoding precorrin-3B C(17)-methyltransferase, with translation MEGLSPAIVILGPGALATARRLQAGLPGSLVHGLAGRVEGDVTYTAFGDHLRDLYRQQRPLLVLCAAGIVIRSLAPLLDDKTAEPPVLAVAEDGSAVVPLLGGLAGANRLARQLGTLLDVAPAITTSGELRFGTCLLDPPAGYALADVDVAKHRVADLLAGAPVRIEGEAPWLDEVPLARDPAAHQRILVSPLASADDHTLLIHPRAVLVAVRADATAAAVTELLASTGYAPGAVAVLLARAEDMAAPGLVELSQALDVPLRFVDANTPDFALTTVERAQERGIALHLHDRPLEAEDLGQRRGRLSVVGLGPGAAELMAPVVRRALDQAQDVLGYATYVQMAGPLRPDQLAHASDNREELQRARHAFELAASGRQVVMVSSGDPGVFAMAAAVLEVLEGADDPRWAAVELEILPGITAAMASAALAGAPLGHDFCLISLSDNLKPWAVIEQRLRQAAAADLAMAFYNPISKARPHQLERALDVLRSCRSATTPVILGRDVGRPGGGLEYTSLGALRSDMVDSRTLVILGSSHTRRFPRADGGEWVYTPRWYDPELL, from the coding sequence ATGGAAGGGTTGAGCCCGGCCATCGTCATCCTCGGCCCTGGCGCCCTGGCCACTGCTCGCCGCCTGCAGGCTGGCCTGCCGGGCAGCCTGGTGCACGGCCTGGCCGGGCGGGTCGAGGGCGACGTGACCTACACCGCTTTCGGCGACCATCTGCGCGACCTCTATCGCCAGCAGCGGCCGCTGCTGGTGCTCTGCGCCGCCGGCATCGTCATCCGCAGCCTGGCGCCGCTGCTGGACGACAAGACCGCCGAGCCGCCGGTACTGGCGGTGGCCGAGGACGGCAGCGCCGTGGTGCCGCTGTTGGGCGGCCTGGCCGGTGCCAATCGCCTGGCCCGCCAGCTGGGTACCTTGCTGGACGTGGCCCCGGCCATCACCACCAGTGGTGAACTGAGATTCGGCACCTGCCTGCTCGATCCACCGGCCGGCTATGCCCTGGCCGACGTCGACGTGGCCAAGCACCGGGTGGCCGATCTGCTGGCCGGCGCCCCGGTACGCATCGAGGGCGAGGCGCCCTGGCTGGACGAGGTACCCCTGGCCCGTGACCCCGCTGCGCACCAGCGCATCCTGGTCTCGCCGCTGGCCAGTGCCGACGACCACACCCTGCTCATCCATCCCCGCGCCGTGCTGGTGGCGGTACGTGCCGATGCCACCGCTGCCGCCGTCACCGAACTGCTTGCCAGCACCGGCTATGCGCCAGGTGCCGTGGCGGTGCTGCTGGCGCGGGCGGAAGACATGGCCGCGCCCGGCCTGGTCGAGCTGAGCCAGGCGCTGGATGTGCCGTTGAGATTCGTCGACGCCAACACGCCGGACTTCGCCCTGACGACGGTGGAACGTGCCCAGGAGCGGGGCATCGCCCTGCACCTGCATGACCGGCCGCTGGAAGCCGAGGACCTTGGCCAGCGGCGTGGCCGCCTCAGCGTGGTGGGCCTCGGCCCCGGCGCGGCCGAGCTCATGGCACCGGTGGTGCGCCGCGCCCTGGACCAGGCCCAGGACGTACTCGGCTACGCGACCTACGTGCAGATGGCCGGCCCCTTGCGTCCGGATCAGTTGGCCCATGCCAGCGACAACCGTGAAGAATTGCAGCGTGCCCGCCATGCCTTCGAGCTGGCTGCCAGCGGGCGCCAGGTAGTCATGGTGTCGTCCGGCGATCCGGGTGTATTCGCCATGGCCGCCGCGGTACTGGAGGTGCTGGAAGGCGCCGATGACCCGCGCTGGGCGGCGGTGGAGCTGGAGATCCTGCCGGGCATCACCGCGGCCATGGCCAGCGCCGCCCTGGCCGGGGCGCCCCTGGGCCACGACTTCTGCCTGATCTCCCTGTCCGACAACCTCAAGCCCTGGGCGGTGATCGAGCAGCGCCTGCGCCAGGCCGCGGCAGCGGACCTGGCCATGGCCTTCTACAACCCCATCTCCAAGGCTCGCCCGCACCAGTTGGAGCGCGCGCTGGACGTGCTGCGCAGCTGCCGTTCGGCGACCACCCCGGTGATCCTCGGCCGTGATGTCGGCCGGCCCGGCGGGGGGCTCGAATACACCAGCCTCGGCGCCCTGCGCAGTGACATGGTGGATTCACGCACCCTGGTGATCCTCGGCTCCAGCCATACCCGGCGCTTTCCGCGGGCCGATGGCGGCGAATGGGTCTATACGCCGCGCTGGTACGATCCGGAATTGTTATAA
- a CDS encoding precorrin-2 C(20)-methyltransferase — protein MAGRLLGLGVGPGDPELITLKALRLLQGAPVVAYFVAKAKANVGQGGNAYGVIEGYLLDGQQRLPLVYPVTTEKLAPPLSYETVIADFYDTAAAQVADHLDAGRDVAVICEGDPFFYGSYMYLHDRLAERYEAQVVPGVCSMLGGVAMLGLPLVYRNQTLTVLSGVLSAEELKARLASADAAVVMKLGRNFEKVRQVLRDLGLDERARYIERATMDNQRIVALDEVDPMASPYFSLVVVPGVKWKG, from the coding sequence ATGGCCGGCCGCCTGCTCGGCCTGGGCGTCGGCCCCGGCGATCCGGAACTCATCACCCTGAAGGCCCTGCGCCTCCTGCAGGGCGCGCCGGTGGTGGCCTATTTCGTCGCCAAGGCCAAGGCCAACGTGGGCCAGGGCGGCAATGCCTATGGCGTCATCGAGGGCTATCTGCTGGACGGCCAGCAGCGCCTGCCGCTGGTCTATCCGGTGACCACCGAGAAGCTGGCGCCGCCGCTGTCCTATGAGACGGTGATCGCCGACTTCTACGACACCGCCGCCGCCCAGGTGGCCGACCATCTGGACGCCGGTCGCGACGTGGCGGTGATCTGCGAGGGCGATCCCTTCTTCTACGGCTCCTACATGTACCTGCACGACCGCCTGGCCGAGCGCTACGAAGCCCAGGTGGTGCCGGGGGTCTGCTCCATGCTCGGCGGCGTGGCCATGCTCGGCCTGCCGCTGGTCTATCGCAACCAGACCCTCACGGTGCTCTCCGGGGTGCTCTCCGCCGAGGAGCTCAAGGCACGTCTCGCGAGCGCCGACGCCGCCGTGGTGATGAAGCTCGGGCGCAACTTCGAGAAGGTGCGCCAGGTGTTGCGCGACCTGGGCCTGGACGAGCGTGCCCGCTACATCGAACGCGCCACCATGGACAACCAGCGCATCGTGGCGCTGGATGAGGTCGACCCCATGGCCTCGCCGTATTTCTCGCTGGTGGTGGTACCGGGGGTGAAATGGAAGGGTTGA
- a CDS encoding precorrin-8X methylmutase translates to MLEYERDGQAIYRQSFATIRAEADLSAIPADLEKLAVRVIHACGMVDVVQDLAFSPGAGAAGRAALAAGAPILCDARMVAEGVTRTRLPAANQVICTLHDEGIRELAVAQGNTRSAVALERWRPHLAGSVVVIGNAPTALFYLLEMLDAGAPKPALILGMPVGFVGAMESKDALAADSRGVPYVIVRGRRGGSAMAAAAVNALATEVE, encoded by the coding sequence ATGCTTGAATACGAACGCGACGGCCAGGCGATCTATCGCCAATCCTTCGCCACCATCCGCGCCGAAGCCGATCTATCGGCCATCCCCGCTGACCTGGAAAAGCTCGCCGTGCGGGTGATCCACGCCTGCGGCATGGTCGACGTGGTCCAGGACCTGGCCTTTTCCCCGGGCGCCGGCGCGGCCGGTCGTGCGGCGCTGGCGGCTGGCGCGCCCATCCTCTGCGATGCGCGCATGGTCGCCGAGGGCGTCACCCGCACCCGGCTGCCGGCCGCCAATCAGGTGATCTGCACCCTGCATGACGAGGGCATCCGCGAGCTGGCCGTGGCCCAGGGCAACACCCGCTCGGCGGTGGCCCTGGAGCGCTGGCGGCCGCACCTGGCCGGCAGCGTGGTGGTGATCGGCAACGCCCCCACGGCGCTGTTCTATCTGCTGGAGATGCTCGACGCCGGGGCGCCCAAGCCGGCGCTGATCCTCGGCATGCCGGTGGGCTTCGTCGGCGCCATGGAGTCCAAGGACGCCCTGGCCGCCGACAGTCGCGGCGTGCCCTACGTCATCGTGCGCGGCCGCCGTGGCGGGAGCGCCATGGCCGCGGCAGCGGTCAATGCCCTGGCCACGGAGGTGGAGTGA
- the cobG gene encoding precorrin-3B synthase, with protein sequence MNPPSPSALVPRPSACPGLLRIVPARDGGLCRVKLPGGRLTAVQARAIAAASQRWASGVLELTNRANLQLRGVRPDGANALVAALQAAGLGPSDPAADDVRNVLLSPAAGRDPQQRRDVRPLAAELLALLEGDRRLHGLSPKFALQLDGGEALARLDHAHDVWLSAHAEGYLLGLAGTPLDAPLGLIPTGRERATVAALLHRFLDLASAEQSRMRQLLAQLPVAELLAGLDLLPAPATPRSPAATARRLGSHPQRQAGLCWVGAQPALGRLPTMTLAAVAELAEHHGNGELHLTPWQGLLLPDVPVGTAPDLLAALGALDLVTDPAAPLARLIACTGSQGCAKGQADTKGDALRLAERLPAGVEVHLSGCPRSCALAGQAPHTLLAVAPGRYDLFVRDATQPGPGWRRATQLSLDEAAAWLARSPSDA encoded by the coding sequence GTGAATCCTCCGTCTCCTTCCGCCCTCGTCCCGCGGCCTTCGGCCTGTCCGGGATTGCTGCGCATCGTGCCCGCCCGCGATGGCGGCCTGTGCCGGGTGAAGTTGCCGGGCGGACGCCTCACGGCGGTCCAGGCACGGGCCATCGCCGCGGCCAGCCAGCGCTGGGCGAGCGGTGTGCTGGAACTGACTAACCGCGCCAACCTGCAACTGCGTGGCGTGCGCCCGGACGGCGCCAACGCCCTGGTGGCCGCGCTGCAGGCGGCCGGTCTGGGCCCAAGCGATCCAGCCGCCGACGACGTGCGCAACGTGCTGCTCAGCCCCGCCGCGGGCCGCGATCCGCAGCAACGGAGGGACGTCCGTCCCCTGGCCGCCGAACTGCTCGCGCTGCTGGAAGGCGATCGCCGCCTGCATGGCCTGTCGCCCAAGTTCGCCCTGCAACTGGACGGCGGCGAGGCCCTGGCACGGCTCGACCATGCCCATGACGTCTGGCTGTCGGCCCACGCCGAAGGCTATCTCCTCGGTCTGGCCGGTACCCCGCTGGATGCGCCGCTGGGCCTGATCCCCACGGGGCGCGAGAGGGCGACGGTGGCAGCCCTGCTGCACCGTTTTCTCGACCTCGCCAGCGCTGAGCAGAGCCGCATGCGCCAGCTGCTGGCGCAGCTTCCAGTTGCGGAGCTGCTGGCTGGACTGGACCTGCTGCCAGCCCCGGCTACCCCTCGTTCGCCAGCGGCAACGGCGCGGCGCCTGGGCAGTCATCCGCAGCGCCAGGCGGGCCTCTGCTGGGTCGGTGCCCAGCCCGCCTTGGGGCGGCTGCCGACCATGACCCTGGCAGCGGTCGCCGAACTCGCCGAGCACCACGGCAATGGCGAACTGCACCTGACGCCCTGGCAGGGCCTGCTGCTACCCGATGTGCCGGTCGGCACGGCGCCGGACCTGCTCGCGGCCTTGGGCGCCCTGGATCTGGTCACCGACCCCGCCGCGCCCCTGGCCCGGCTGATCGCCTGTACCGGGAGCCAGGGCTGTGCCAAGGGGCAGGCCGATACCAAGGGCGACGCCCTGCGCCTGGCCGAGCGGCTGCCGGCAGGCGTGGAGGTACACCTGTCCGGCTGCCCGCGCAGTTGCGCCCTGGCCGGACAGGCCCCCCATACCCTGCTGGCCGTGGCCCCCGGCCGCTATGACCTCTTCGTGCGCGACGCCACCCAGCCCGGCCCGGGCTGGCGGCGCGCCACCCAACTATCCCTCGACGAGGCCGCCGCCTGGCTGGCCCGGAGTCCTAGTGATGCTTGA
- a CDS encoding bifunctional cobalt-precorrin-7 (C(5))-methyltransferase/cobalt-precorrin-6B (C(15))-methyltransferase, producing the protein MIPWLTVVGIGEDGYPGLGKSARRALLEAQVVIGGPRQLALLPPCIRAVREPWPQPFALAPVLDRRGTPVCVLASGDPMLFGVGASLSRQLSADELQVLPAPSSYSLAAARLGWPLQEIALLSVVARPLAGVVRHLHPGARLLVLSNDGHSPAALAALLVDQGFGASQLQVLEHLGGPLERRIAGRAEAWSLTEAAALNLVAIEVLSETGEAGLPLTPGLPDDAYRHDGQLTKRDVRAVTLARLAPRPGELLWDVGAGCGSIGIEWARSHSSCRALAVEADAGRQAHILYNRDHLGAPALQLVAGQAPEALTGLATPDAIFIGGGLTAPGVLDACWTALRPGGRLLANAVTLQTEAALVAFRERHGGDLTRLQVAQAQPLGAFDTWRAALPITLLHSRKPHA; encoded by the coding sequence ATGATCCCCTGGCTGACCGTGGTGGGTATCGGCGAAGACGGCTACCCCGGCCTGGGCAAAAGCGCCCGTCGCGCCCTATTGGAGGCGCAGGTCGTCATCGGCGGTCCACGCCAGCTGGCGCTGCTGCCACCCTGCATCCGCGCCGTCCGCGAGCCCTGGCCGCAACCCTTCGCCCTCGCCCCCGTGCTGGACCGCCGCGGCACCCCGGTCTGCGTGCTGGCGAGTGGCGATCCCATGCTGTTCGGTGTTGGCGCGAGCCTCTCGCGCCAACTGTCGGCCGACGAACTGCAGGTGCTGCCAGCGCCCTCCTCCTACTCCCTGGCCGCTGCGCGCCTGGGCTGGCCCCTGCAGGAGATCGCGTTGCTGTCGGTGGTGGCACGGCCCCTGGCCGGGGTGGTGCGCCACCTGCATCCCGGCGCGCGCCTGCTGGTCTTGAGCAACGACGGCCACAGCCCCGCCGCCCTGGCCGCCCTGCTGGTGGACCAGGGCTTTGGCGCCAGCCAGCTGCAGGTGCTGGAGCACCTGGGCGGTCCGCTGGAGCGACGCATCGCCGGCCGCGCCGAGGCCTGGTCGCTGACCGAGGCGGCGGCGCTCAACCTGGTGGCCATCGAAGTCCTGAGCGAGACCGGTGAGGCCGGCCTGCCCCTCACCCCGGGCCTGCCGGACGACGCCTATCGCCACGACGGTCAGCTGACCAAGCGCGACGTGCGCGCCGTGACCCTGGCGCGCCTGGCCCCCCGCCCCGGCGAACTGCTGTGGGACGTGGGCGCCGGCTGCGGCTCCATCGGCATCGAATGGGCGCGCAGCCATTCCAGCTGCCGGGCGCTGGCCGTCGAGGCCGATGCCGGACGCCAGGCACACATCCTCTACAATCGCGACCACCTCGGTGCGCCGGCGCTGCAGCTGGTGGCCGGTCAGGCACCGGAGGCACTGACCGGCCTGGCGACCCCGGACGCCATCTTCATCGGTGGCGGCCTCACCGCGCCCGGGGTCCTGGATGCCTGCTGGACCGCCCTGCGACCCGGTGGCCGCCTGCTGGCCAATGCCGTGACCCTGCAGACCGAAGCCGCCCTGGTGGCCTTTCGCGAACGTCATGGCGGCGACCTGACCCGCCTGCAGGTGGCCCAGGCCCAGCCGCTGGGCGCCTTCGACACCTGGCGCGCGGCGCTGCCCATCACCCTGCTGCACAGCCGCAAGCCCCATGCGTGA
- a CDS encoding cobalt-precorrin-5B (C(1))-methyltransferase, translated as MRDETPEQPAPLRTGLTTGSCATATSLAAASLLLGETPGDAVEIELPKGRRVLMPLAHCQRLEGGAQAGTFKDGGDDPDVTHGALVFAQVRLSTTPGISFHAGPGVGTVTKPGLVLAVGEPAINPVPRQMMTRHLGELALRHGYGGGFSVTVGVEGGEHLALKTMNPRLGILGGLSILGTSGIVRPFSCAAYIASIHQGIDVARANGHGHLAACTGNASEDAMRRRYGLEETALIEMGDFAGAVLKHLRKAPVARLSLCGGFGKISKLAAGHLDLHSRSSSIDLPQLAAWAAALGADADLQAAMIGANTSQQALQLAQAAGIPLGDAVCRQALAFARGIVPAGVALEVLAIDRQGGIVGEAQ; from the coding sequence ATGCGTGACGAAACCCCCGAACAGCCCGCGCCCCTGCGCACCGGCCTCACCACCGGCAGCTGCGCCACCGCCACCAGCCTGGCGGCGGCCAGCCTGCTGCTGGGCGAGACGCCCGGCGATGCGGTGGAGATCGAGCTGCCCAAGGGACGGCGGGTCCTCATGCCCCTGGCCCACTGCCAGCGGCTGGAAGGCGGCGCCCAAGCCGGTACCTTCAAGGACGGTGGCGATGATCCGGACGTGACCCACGGCGCCCTGGTGTTCGCCCAGGTACGCCTGAGCACCACCCCGGGGATCAGCTTCCACGCCGGCCCCGGCGTCGGCACCGTGACCAAGCCCGGGCTGGTGCTGGCGGTGGGAGAACCGGCGATCAATCCGGTACCGCGGCAGATGATGACCCGCCATCTCGGCGAACTGGCACTGCGCCACGGCTATGGTGGCGGCTTTTCCGTGACCGTCGGCGTCGAGGGCGGCGAACACCTGGCGCTCAAGACCATGAACCCGCGCCTGGGCATTCTCGGCGGCCTGTCGATCCTTGGCACCAGCGGCATCGTCCGGCCCTTTTCCTGCGCCGCCTACATCGCATCCATCCACCAGGGCATCGACGTGGCTCGCGCCAACGGCCACGGCCATCTCGCCGCCTGCACCGGCAACGCCAGCGAAGACGCCATGCGCCGTCGCTACGGCCTGGAGGAAACCGCCCTGATCGAAATGGGTGATTTCGCCGGCGCCGTGCTCAAGCACCTGCGCAAAGCGCCGGTGGCGCGCCTGAGTCTGTGCGGCGGGTTCGGCAAGATCAGCAAGCTGGCCGCCGGCCATCTCGACCTGCACAGCCGCAGCTCCAGCATCGACCTGCCACAGCTGGCCGCCTGGGCCGCCGCACTGGGCGCCGACGCGGACCTGCAAGCCGCCATGATCGGCGCCAATACCAGCCAGCAGGCACTGCAACTGGCCCAGGCCGCCGGCATTCCCCTGGGCGATGCCGTCTGCCGCCAGGCGCTGGCCTTCGCCCGTGGCATCGTCCCGGCAGGCGTGGCGCTGGAGGTCCTGGCCATCGACCGCCAGGGCGGTATCGTCGGAGAAGCCCAATGA